From a single Theropithecus gelada isolate Dixy chromosome 10, Tgel_1.0, whole genome shotgun sequence genomic region:
- the INSM1 gene encoding insulinoma-associated protein 1 — MPRGFLVKRSKKSTPVSYRVRGGEDGDRVLLLSPGCGDARAEPPAPSPGPGPLPPPPPAERAQAALAAALACAPGPPPPPPGPRAAHFGNPEAAHPAPLYSPTRPVSREHEKHKYFERSFNLGSPVSAESFPTPAALLGGGGGGGASGAGGGGTCGGDALLFAPAELKMGTAFSAGAEAARGPGPGPPLPPAAALRPPGKRPPPPAAAEPPAKAVKAPGAKKPKAIRKLHFEDEVTTSPVLGLKIKEGPVEAPRGRAGGAARPLGEFICQLCKEEYADPFALAQHKCSRIVRVEYRCPECAKVFSCPANLASHRRWHKPRPAPSAAARAPEPEAAARAEAREAPGGGSDRDTPSPGGVSESGSEDGLYECHHCAKKFRRQAYLRKHLLAHHQALQAKGAPPAPPAEDLLALYPGPDEKAPQEAAGDGEAAGVLGLSASAECHLCPVCGESFPSKGAQERHLRLLHAAQVFPCKYCPATFYSSPGLTRHINKCHPSENRQVILLQVPVRPAC; from the exons ATGCCCCGCGGCTTCCTGGTGAAGCGCAGTAAGAAGTCCACGCCCGTGTCCTACCGGGTCCGCGGCGGCGAGGACGGCGACCGCGTGCTGCTGCTCTCGCCTGGCTGCGGGGACGCCCGCGCCGAGCCCCCGGCGCCGAGCCCGGGCCCCgggccgctgccgccgccgccgcccgcggaGCGCGCCCAGGCAGCGCTCGCCGCCGCGCTCGCCTGCGCGCCTGGGCCCCCGCCACCCCCGCCGGGCCCGCGGGCCGCGCACTTCGGCAACCCCGAG GCCGCGCACCCCGCGCCGCTCTACAGCCCCACGCGGCCCGTGAGCCGCGAGCACGAGAAGCACAAGTACTTCGAACGCAGCTTCAACCTGGGCTCGCCGGTCTCGGCCGAGTCCTTCCCCACGCCCGCCGCGCTGCTCGgagggggcggcggcggcggcgcgagCGGAGCGGGCGGCGGCGGCACCTGCGGCGGCGACGCGCTGCTCTTCGCGCCAGCCGAGCTCAAGATGGGCACCGCGTTCTCGGCTGGCGCCGAGGCGGCCCGCGGCCCGGGCCCCGGTCCCCCACTGCCCCCCGCCGCCGCCCTGCGGCCCCCGGGAAAGcggcccccgccccccgccgccGCCGAGCCGCCCGCCAAGGCAGTCAAGGCCCCGGGCGCCAAGAAGCCCAAGGCCATCCGCAAGCTGCACTTCGAGGACGAGGTGACCACGTCGCCCGTGCTGGGGCTCAAGATCAAGGAGGGCCCGGTGGAGGCGCCGCGCGGCCGCGCGGGGGGCGCGGCGCGGCCGCTGGGCGAGTTCATCTGCCAGCTGTGCAAGGAGGAGTACGCCGACCCGTTCGCGCTGGCGCAGCACAAGTGCTCGCGCATCGTGCGTGTGGAGTACCGCTGCCCCGAGTGCGCCAAGGTCTTCAGCTGCCCGGCCAACCTGGCCTCGCACCGCCGCTGGCACAAACCGCGGCCCGCGCCCTCCGCTGCCGCCCGCGCGCCGGAGCCGGAAGCCGCAGCCAGGGCTGAGGCGCGGGAGGCACCCGGCGGCGGCAGCGACCGGGATACGCCGAGCCCCGGCGGCGTATCCGAGTCGGGCTCCGAGGACGGGCTCTACGAGTGCCATCACTGCGCCAAGAAGTTCCGCCGCCAGGCCTACCTACGCAAGCACCTGCTGGCGCACCACCAGGCGCTGCAGGCCAAGGGCGCGCCGCCAGCGCCCCCGGCCGAGGACCTACTGGCCTTGTACCCCGGGCCCGACGAGAAGGCGCCCCAGGAGGCGGCCGGCGACGGCGAGGCAGCCGGCGTGCTGGGCCTGAGTGCGTCTGCCGAGTGCCACCTGTGCCCAGTGTGCGGGGAGTCGTTCCCCAGCAAGGGCGCCCAGGAGCGCCACCTGCGCCTGCTGCACGCCGCCCAGGTGTTCCCCTGCAAGTACTGCCCGGCCACCTTCTACAGCTCGCCCGGCCTTACGCGGCACATCAACAAGTGCCACCCATCCGAAAACAGACAGGTGATCCTCCTGCAGGTGCCCGTGCGCCCGGCCTGCTAG